In Nicotiana tabacum cultivar K326 chromosome 19, ASM71507v2, whole genome shotgun sequence, one DNA window encodes the following:
- the LOC107832772 gene encoding LOW QUALITY PROTEIN: large ribosomal subunit protein uL14x/uL14z/uL14y (The sequence of the model RefSeq protein was modified relative to this genomic sequence to represent the inferred CDS: substituted 1 base at 1 genomic stop codon) has translation MSKRGRGGSAGNKFRMSLGLPVAATVNCADNTGAKNLYIISVKGIKGRLNRLPSACVGDMVMATVKKGKPDLRKKVMPAVIVRQRKPWRRKDGVFMYFEDNAGVIVNPXSDFVGSAITGPIGKECADLWPRIASAANAIV, from the exons ATGTCGAAGCGAG GACGAGGAGGTTCCGCTGGGAACAAGTTCAGAATGTCACTGGGTCTGCCGGTGGCGGCGACGGTGAACTGCGCCGATAACACTGGCGCGAAGAACCTGTACATCATTTCAGTGAAAGGGATCAAAGGAAGGCTTAACAGGTTGCCTTCAGCTTGTGTTGGTGACATGGTGATGGCTACTGTGAAGAAGGGTAAGCCAGATCTCAGGAAGAAGGTTATGCCAGCTGTCATTGTTCGTCAGCGCAAGCCCTGGCGCCGAAAGGACGGTGTTTTCATGTACTTCGAAG ATAATGCCGGTGTGATTGTTAACCCTTAGTCTGAT TTTGTAGGGTCTGCCATCACTGGCCCAATCGGGAAAGAATGTGCTGATCTTTGGCCTAGGATTGCAAGTGCTGCCAATGCTATTGTGTAG